A single region of the Syngnathus acus chromosome 6, fSynAcu1.2, whole genome shotgun sequence genome encodes:
- the kif23 gene encoding kinesin-like protein KIF23 isoform X1, whose translation MTRPAKGKTPRRQAPKKSGQKDPVGVYCRVRPLGGETEECCIEVISSTTIQLHAPEGFKTNRNGEYKETQYSFKKVFGVLVSQVELFESVAKPLVDDLIHGRNGLLFTYGVTGSGKTFTMTGSQGLGGLLPRSLDMLFNSIGSFQAKRYVFRSDDKNGIEIQNEVDALLERQRRENVCAPKTASSRQKVDPEIADMIKPAEACKADDVDEDSSYSVFVSYIEIYNNYIYDLLDENQEDTFRPKWNGGGTPLRQNTDFTAPQSKILREDQNHNMYVAGCMEVEVKSAEEAFQVFWKGQKRRKVANTRLNRESSRSHSVFTIKLAQAPLDADGDSILQNQVAVSQLCLVDLAGSERTGRTGAEGTRIREAGNINQSLLTLRTCIEILRENQMCGTNRMVPYRDSKVTHLFKNYFDGEGKVKMVVCVNPKADDYEETLLVMRFAEMTQEVEVARPLDRPIYGFTPGRRNRNQAFKEELSRKLEERGGPVDTDITSVLNLATHSLPPIPSIEVTDAHDDITLPRLIDALQNRHRIRRAMLEDYNKAASRMTSLLQQLDGNINSKENYMHEQNSKLLEKDKIIQNNTAEIERLEKKAKMLEHKIDILQKTTKIYEDDKRSLQHELETRAQRLQRELSEKRRMEQRMHGAVTDTQHKWEKECERRVNAMQHEMQNKLWVKDEKLKQLKAIVTEGKTPSHPDPPPRQTQPKSAPPPREERVPMAAKRSASPSPATSTPVRPLHRRSRSAGGEKWVDHKPSSSLDLGTVLQPIIPNAIKVSAPNEKVLSKCDRYVLTHQEIASDGEIQTQLIKGDVMKTRGGGQAVQFTDIETLKQQLTNIECRKRKSSEGDGSNQKGGSLADVENRCAVAMEMKAGSTMGPGVEHHCITKRRKP comes from the exons ATGACCAGACCAGC aaagGGCAAAACACCCCGGCGACAAGCTCCCAAAAAAAGCGGCCAGAAAGACCCAGTTGGG GTTTACTGTCGTGTGCGACCCCTCGGCGGAGAAACCGAAGAATGTTGCATCGAGGTGATCAGCAGCACCACCATCCAGCTGCATGCACCCGAAGGCTTCAAAACAAACCGCAATGGAGAATACAAAGAG ACACAGTACTCCTTCAAAAAAGTCTTTGGAGTGTTAGTGTCTCAAGTGGAGTTGTTTGAGAGTGTCGCCAAGCCTCTCGTTGATGACCTCATCCATGGAAGAAATG GGCTCCTCTTTACATATGGCGTGACGGGAAGTGGGAAGACGTTTACCATGACTGGCTCTCAGGGCCTAGGTGGACTTCTGCCTCGCTCTCTTGACATGCTCTTCAACAGCATTGGGTCTTTCCAGGCCAAGAGATAT GTCTTTAGGTCAGATGATAAAAATGGCATCGAGATCCAGAATGAAGTCGATGCCCTGTTGGAGAGACAAAGGCGTGAAAATGTTTGCGCTCCCAAAACGGCCTCATCCAG GCAGAAGGTGGATCCTGAAATCGCTGACATGATTAAGCCGGCCGAGGCGTGCAAAGCAGATGACGTGGATGAGGACAGCAGCTACAGCGTTTTTGTGTCCTACATTGAAATCTACAACAACTACATTTATGATCTCCTCGATGAAAACCAGGAGGATACATTTAGGCCCAA GTGGAATGGTGGAGGCACACCTCTGCGTCAGAACACTGACTTTAC AGCACCTCAGTCTAAAATTCTCCGAGAGGACCAGAACCATAACATGTATGTTGCCGGTTGCATGGAGGTTGAAGTCAAATCTGCTGAGGAGGCCTTTCAAGTCTTTTGGAAAG GTCAGAAGAGGAGAAAGGTGGCCAACACCCGGCTCAACCGCGAGTCCAGTCGCTCCCACAGCGTGTTCACTATCAAACTGGCGCAGGCTCCTCTGGACGCAGATGGCGACAGCATCCTTCAG AACCAAGTGGCTGTCAGTCAGCTGTGTCTGGTGGACTTGGCAGGAAGCGAGCGAACAGGCAGGACAGGGGCCGAGGGCACTCGCATACGTGAAGCAG GAAACATCAATCAGTCTCTACTGACCCTGCGCACGTGTATCGAGATCCTGCGAGAGAACCAGATGTGCGGTACAAACAGG ATGGTTCCCTACAGAGACTCCAAAGTCACCCATTTATTCAAAAACTATTTTGACGGAGAAGGGAAAGTCAAGATGGTTGTCTGCGTCAACCCAAAGGCCGATGACTACGAAGAAACCTTG CTGGTGATGCGCTTTGCCGAAATGACGCAGGAAGTGGAAGTGGCTCGGCCGCTGGACCGACCCATCTACGGCTTCACGCCGGGCCGCCGCAATCGAAACCAGGCTTTCAAAGAGGAGCTATCTCGCAAGTTGGAGGAGCGAGGTGGTCCAGTCGACACAG ACATAACTTCAGTTTTGAACTTGGCGACGCACAGCCTCCCTCCTATCCCCTCCATCGAGGTTACGGACGCTCACGATGACATCACCCTGCCGAGGCTGATCGACGCTCTGCAGAACAGACACCGAATCAGACGGGCCATGTTGGAAGACTACAACAAAGCAG ccAGCAGGATGACATCTCTTCTGCAACAGCTCGACGGCAATATCAACTCCAAAGAGAATTACATGCACGAACAGAACAGCAAGCTTTTGGAGAAGGACAAGATCATCCAAAACAACACAGCAGAAATTGAGCGCTTGGagaaaaaagcaaagatgCTTGAGCATAAG ATTGACATCCTTCAGAAAACCACCAAAATCTACGAGGACGACAAGCGTTCCCTGCAGCACGAGTTGGAAACGAGAGCGCAAAGGCTGCAGAGGGAGCTGTCCGAGAAGAGACGCATGGAGCAGCGCATGCACGGGGCTGTCACCGACACGCAGCACAAGTGGGAGAAAGAATGC GAGAGACGCGTGAACGCCATGCAGCATGAGATGCAGAACAAACTGTGGGTGAAAGACGAGAAGCTGAAGCAGCTGAAAGCCATCGTGACGGAGGGCAAGACGCCGAGTCATCCTGATCCGCCGCCCCGTCAGACGCAACCCAAGTCGGCGCCGCCCCCCAGGGAAGAACGAGTCCCAATGGCTGCAAAAAGATCTGCCTCGCCTTCACCGGCG ACGTCGACGCCAGTCCGGCCCCTGCACCGGCGCTCCCGCTCAGCGGGTGGAGAAAAGTGGGTGGACCACAAGCCTTCCTCCAGCCTGGACTTGGGAACGGTGCTCCAGCCCATCATTCCCAACGCCATCAAAGTGTCTGCGCCCAATGAGAAGGTGCTGTCCAAGTGCGACAGATACGTGTTGACGCACCAGGAAATTGCCTCTGATGGCGAAATCCAGACCCAACTTATTAAG GGTGATGTGATGAAGACCAGAGGAGGGGGACAGGCTGTCCAGTTCACTGACATCGAGACATTGAAACAGCAGCTCACCAACATCGAATG CCGCAAAAGGAAGTCTTCAGAAGGAGATGGCAGTAATCAAAAAGGTGGATCTTTGGCCGATGTGGAGAACAGG TGCGCTGTCGCAATGGAGATGAAGGCTGGCTCCACGATGGGACCTGGCGTTGAGCATCATTGCATCACTAA GCGCAGAAAACCCTGA
- the ddb2 gene encoding DNA damage-binding protein 2 isoform X3 → MKSKPSKSDGLKSKKPQVEQRAGGENSGSTLSAKLRDKKDAEACKKGIQKKSAHGSILHHIYKHTLGQSVHTQMRQCLQEPFVRSLSSYHYHASNVPFDRRVTCLEWHPTNPSTLVVGSKGGDIELWDFKLREQKMFIRGNGAGDFIGGMKFCPTDLSRVYVASGEGTLTLQSFEGLTATILSRTTDCGHEHHNVCFWYCCVDVSISRQMLVTGDNVGNLLLLGLDGQKIFSDKLHKAKVTHAEFNPRCDWLLATASVDHTVKLWDLRNMKDKKSFLHDMPHEKAINSAYFHPSDCSKLLTTDQYNEIRVYSSSDWSKPQQIIQHPHRHFQHITPIKATWHPVYDLIVVGRYPDDRICQDDQRTIDIFDSNTAELVCQLYDPNVGGIKSINKFNPMGDVIGSGMGVTVVVWDQDESLFADDNRPQEETSTSAGRAIRGRPGHQQRATRSRRSGGDPSKLKKKRLSAHQAQTTTKTKCTKRTRKQ, encoded by the exons ATGAAAAGCAAACCCTCCAAATCTGATGGCCTCAAATCCAAAAAGCCACAGGTGGAGCAAAGAGCTGGTGGGGAGAACTCTGGTTCAACTTTGTCGGCTAAACTACGGGACAAGAAGGATGCAGAGGCGTGCAAAAAAG GGattcagaaaaaaagtgcacatgGAAGCATACTCCACCACATCTACAAGCACACTTTGGGACAAAGTGTTCATACTCAAATGAGACAG TGTCTCCAAGAGCCTTTTGTCCGCTCACTCTCTTCGTACCATTACCACGCATCAAACGTTCCCTTCGACCGGCGAGTCACCTGCCTGGAGTGGCATCCCACCAATCCCAGCACATTGGTAGTGGGCTCCAAGGGTGGCGACATCGAGCTGTGGGACTTCAAGCTCCGCGAGCAGAAGATGTTCATCAGAGGG AATGGCGCCGGAGACTTCATCGGAGGGATGAAGTTTTGTCCCACGGATCTTTCCAGGGTGTACGTGGCCTCTGGTGAGGGCACACTGACCCTGCAGAGCTTTGAAGGCCTCACAGCCACCATTTTATCCAGAACGACAGATTGTGGCCACGAACACCACAACGTATG TTTCTGGTACTGCTGTGTGGACGTCTCCATCAGCCGCCAGATGCTTGTGACCGGAGACAACGTTGGAAATCTACTGCTGCTGGGTTTAGATGGCCAGAAG ATTTTCAGTGATAAATTACACAAAGCCAAAGTGACCCACGCAGAGTTCAACCCAcgctgtgattggctgcttGCGACGGCGTCAGTGGACCACACAGTGAAGCTGTGGGACCTGAGAAACATGAAGGACAAGAAGAGCTTTCTTCATGACATGCCTCACGAGAAGGCGATCAACTCAG CCTATTTCCATCCCTCGGACTGCTCCAAGTTGCTCACAACCGATCAGTACAACGAGATCCGTGTGTATTCATCCTCCGATTGGTCCAAGCCTCAACAAATCATCCAGCATCCACATCGACATTTTCAACACATCACACCCATCAAG GCTACATGGCATCCTGTGTATGACCTCATTGTGGTGGGTCGTTACCCTGATGACAGGATCTGTCAGGACGACCAGAGAACTATTGACATCTTTGATTCCAACACAGCAGAGCTTGTGTGCCAATTGTATGATCCCAATGTTGGAGGAATCAAATCT ATCAATAAATTCAATCCAATGGGAGATGTGATTGGCTCTGGAATGG GTGTAACAGTGGTCGTTTGGGACCAAGACGAATCGTTGTTCGCCGACGACAACAGGCCACAAGAGGAAACCTCTACGTCGGCCGGGCGAGCAATAAGGGGGCGGCCCGGTCACCAGCAGCGGGCCACCAGAAGCAGGAGAAGTGGCGGGGATCCGAGCAAGCTCAAGAAAAAACGCCTTTCCGCGCACCAAGCCCAAACGACGACCAAGACTAAGTGCACAAAGCGCACAAGAAAACAGTGA
- the ddb2 gene encoding DNA damage-binding protein 2 isoform X1 has protein sequence MQSRNSTGFAMKSKPSKSDGLKSKKPQVEQRAGGENSGSTLSAKLRDKKDAEACKKGIQKKSAHGSILHHIYKHTLGQSVHTQMRQCLQEPFVRSLSSYHYHASNVPFDRRVTCLEWHPTNPSTLVVGSKGGDIELWDFKLREQKMFIRGNGAGDFIGGMKFCPTDLSRVYVASGEGTLTLQSFEGLTATILSRTTDCGHEHHNVCFWYCCVDVSISRQMLVTGDNVGNLLLLGLDGQKIFSDKLHKAKVTHAEFNPRCDWLLATASVDHTVKLWDLRNMKDKKSFLHDMPHEKAINSAYFHPSDCSKLLTTDQYNEIRVYSSSDWSKPQQIIQHPHRHFQHITPIKATWHPVYDLIVVGRYPDDRICQDDQRTIDIFDSNTAELVCQLYDPNVGGIKSINKFNPMGDVIGSGMGVTVVVWDQDESLFADDNRPQEETSTSAGRAIRGRPGHQQRATRSRRSGGDPSKLKKKRLSAHQAQTTTKTKCTKRTRKQ, from the exons ATGCAGTCGCGAAACAGCA CAGGGTTCGCGATGAAAAGCAAACCCTCCAAATCTGATGGCCTCAAATCCAAAAAGCCACAGGTGGAGCAAAGAGCTGGTGGGGAGAACTCTGGTTCAACTTTGTCGGCTAAACTACGGGACAAGAAGGATGCAGAGGCGTGCAAAAAAG GGattcagaaaaaaagtgcacatgGAAGCATACTCCACCACATCTACAAGCACACTTTGGGACAAAGTGTTCATACTCAAATGAGACAG TGTCTCCAAGAGCCTTTTGTCCGCTCACTCTCTTCGTACCATTACCACGCATCAAACGTTCCCTTCGACCGGCGAGTCACCTGCCTGGAGTGGCATCCCACCAATCCCAGCACATTGGTAGTGGGCTCCAAGGGTGGCGACATCGAGCTGTGGGACTTCAAGCTCCGCGAGCAGAAGATGTTCATCAGAGGG AATGGCGCCGGAGACTTCATCGGAGGGATGAAGTTTTGTCCCACGGATCTTTCCAGGGTGTACGTGGCCTCTGGTGAGGGCACACTGACCCTGCAGAGCTTTGAAGGCCTCACAGCCACCATTTTATCCAGAACGACAGATTGTGGCCACGAACACCACAACGTATG TTTCTGGTACTGCTGTGTGGACGTCTCCATCAGCCGCCAGATGCTTGTGACCGGAGACAACGTTGGAAATCTACTGCTGCTGGGTTTAGATGGCCAGAAG ATTTTCAGTGATAAATTACACAAAGCCAAAGTGACCCACGCAGAGTTCAACCCAcgctgtgattggctgcttGCGACGGCGTCAGTGGACCACACAGTGAAGCTGTGGGACCTGAGAAACATGAAGGACAAGAAGAGCTTTCTTCATGACATGCCTCACGAGAAGGCGATCAACTCAG CCTATTTCCATCCCTCGGACTGCTCCAAGTTGCTCACAACCGATCAGTACAACGAGATCCGTGTGTATTCATCCTCCGATTGGTCCAAGCCTCAACAAATCATCCAGCATCCACATCGACATTTTCAACACATCACACCCATCAAG GCTACATGGCATCCTGTGTATGACCTCATTGTGGTGGGTCGTTACCCTGATGACAGGATCTGTCAGGACGACCAGAGAACTATTGACATCTTTGATTCCAACACAGCAGAGCTTGTGTGCCAATTGTATGATCCCAATGTTGGAGGAATCAAATCT ATCAATAAATTCAATCCAATGGGAGATGTGATTGGCTCTGGAATGG GTGTAACAGTGGTCGTTTGGGACCAAGACGAATCGTTGTTCGCCGACGACAACAGGCCACAAGAGGAAACCTCTACGTCGGCCGGGCGAGCAATAAGGGGGCGGCCCGGTCACCAGCAGCGGGCCACCAGAAGCAGGAGAAGTGGCGGGGATCCGAGCAAGCTCAAGAAAAAACGCCTTTCCGCGCACCAAGCCCAAACGACGACCAAGACTAAGTGCACAAAGCGCACAAGAAAACAGTGA
- the ddb2 gene encoding DNA damage-binding protein 2 isoform X2: MQSRNSTGFAMKSKPSKSDGLKSKKPQVEQRAGGENSGSTLSAKLRDKKDAEACKKGIQKKSAHGSILHHIYKHTLGQSVHTQMRQCLQEPFVRSLSSYHYHASNVPFDRRVTCLEWHPTNPSTLVVGSKGGDIELWDFKLREQKMFIRGMGAGDSVTDMRLNPLKPTQLFTSSMGGTTSLRDFNGTTLTVFACTDTFNFWYCCVDVSISRQMLVTGDNVGNLLLLGLDGQKIFSDKLHKAKVTHAEFNPRCDWLLATASVDHTVKLWDLRNMKDKKSFLHDMPHEKAINSAYFHPSDCSKLLTTDQYNEIRVYSSSDWSKPQQIIQHPHRHFQHITPIKATWHPVYDLIVVGRYPDDRICQDDQRTIDIFDSNTAELVCQLYDPNVGGIKSINKFNPMGDVIGSGMGVTVVVWDQDESLFADDNRPQEETSTSAGRAIRGRPGHQQRATRSRRSGGDPSKLKKKRLSAHQAQTTTKTKCTKRTRKQ, translated from the exons ATGCAGTCGCGAAACAGCA CAGGGTTCGCGATGAAAAGCAAACCCTCCAAATCTGATGGCCTCAAATCCAAAAAGCCACAGGTGGAGCAAAGAGCTGGTGGGGAGAACTCTGGTTCAACTTTGTCGGCTAAACTACGGGACAAGAAGGATGCAGAGGCGTGCAAAAAAG GGattcagaaaaaaagtgcacatgGAAGCATACTCCACCACATCTACAAGCACACTTTGGGACAAAGTGTTCATACTCAAATGAGACAG TGTCTCCAAGAGCCTTTTGTCCGCTCACTCTCTTCGTACCATTACCACGCATCAAACGTTCCCTTCGACCGGCGAGTCACCTGCCTGGAGTGGCATCCCACCAATCCCAGCACATTGGTAGTGGGCTCCAAGGGTGGCGACATCGAGCTGTGGGACTTCAAGCTCCGCGAGCAGAAGATGTTCATCAGAGGG ATGGGGGCTGGAGACTCGGTAACAGATATGAGGTTGAACCCTTTAAAGCCCACTCAGCTGTTCACGTCATCTATGGGGGGTACGACGTCCCTCAGAGATTTCAATGGGACCACTCTCACAGTGTTTGCCTGCACAGATACCTTCAA TTTCTGGTACTGCTGTGTGGACGTCTCCATCAGCCGCCAGATGCTTGTGACCGGAGACAACGTTGGAAATCTACTGCTGCTGGGTTTAGATGGCCAGAAG ATTTTCAGTGATAAATTACACAAAGCCAAAGTGACCCACGCAGAGTTCAACCCAcgctgtgattggctgcttGCGACGGCGTCAGTGGACCACACAGTGAAGCTGTGGGACCTGAGAAACATGAAGGACAAGAAGAGCTTTCTTCATGACATGCCTCACGAGAAGGCGATCAACTCAG CCTATTTCCATCCCTCGGACTGCTCCAAGTTGCTCACAACCGATCAGTACAACGAGATCCGTGTGTATTCATCCTCCGATTGGTCCAAGCCTCAACAAATCATCCAGCATCCACATCGACATTTTCAACACATCACACCCATCAAG GCTACATGGCATCCTGTGTATGACCTCATTGTGGTGGGTCGTTACCCTGATGACAGGATCTGTCAGGACGACCAGAGAACTATTGACATCTTTGATTCCAACACAGCAGAGCTTGTGTGCCAATTGTATGATCCCAATGTTGGAGGAATCAAATCT ATCAATAAATTCAATCCAATGGGAGATGTGATTGGCTCTGGAATGG GTGTAACAGTGGTCGTTTGGGACCAAGACGAATCGTTGTTCGCCGACGACAACAGGCCACAAGAGGAAACCTCTACGTCGGCCGGGCGAGCAATAAGGGGGCGGCCCGGTCACCAGCAGCGGGCCACCAGAAGCAGGAGAAGTGGCGGGGATCCGAGCAAGCTCAAGAAAAAACGCCTTTCCGCGCACCAAGCCCAAACGACGACCAAGACTAAGTGCACAAAGCGCACAAGAAAACAGTGA
- the kif23 gene encoding kinesin-like protein KIF23 isoform X2, whose translation MTRPAKGKTPRRQAPKKSGQKDPVGVYCRVRPLGGETEECCIEVISSTTIQLHAPEGFKTNRNGEYKETQYSFKKVFGVLVSQVELFESVAKPLVDDLIHGRNGLLFTYGVTGSGKTFTMTGSQGLGGLLPRSLDMLFNSIGSFQAKRYVFRSDDKNGIEIQNEVDALLERQRRENVCAPKTASSRQKVDPEIADMIKPAEACKADDVDEDSSYSVFVSYIEIYNNYIYDLLDENQEDTFRPKAPQSKILREDQNHNMYVAGCMEVEVKSAEEAFQVFWKGQKRRKVANTRLNRESSRSHSVFTIKLAQAPLDADGDSILQNQVAVSQLCLVDLAGSERTGRTGAEGTRIREAGNINQSLLTLRTCIEILRENQMCGTNRMVPYRDSKVTHLFKNYFDGEGKVKMVVCVNPKADDYEETLLVMRFAEMTQEVEVARPLDRPIYGFTPGRRNRNQAFKEELSRKLEERGGPVDTDITSVLNLATHSLPPIPSIEVTDAHDDITLPRLIDALQNRHRIRRAMLEDYNKAASRMTSLLQQLDGNINSKENYMHEQNSKLLEKDKIIQNNTAEIERLEKKAKMLEHKIDILQKTTKIYEDDKRSLQHELETRAQRLQRELSEKRRMEQRMHGAVTDTQHKWEKECERRVNAMQHEMQNKLWVKDEKLKQLKAIVTEGKTPSHPDPPPRQTQPKSAPPPREERVPMAAKRSASPSPATSTPVRPLHRRSRSAGGEKWVDHKPSSSLDLGTVLQPIIPNAIKVSAPNEKVLSKCDRYVLTHQEIASDGEIQTQLIKGDVMKTRGGGQAVQFTDIETLKQQLTNIECRKRKSSEGDGSNQKGGSLADVENRCAVAMEMKAGSTMGPGVEHHCITKRRKP comes from the exons ATGACCAGACCAGC aaagGGCAAAACACCCCGGCGACAAGCTCCCAAAAAAAGCGGCCAGAAAGACCCAGTTGGG GTTTACTGTCGTGTGCGACCCCTCGGCGGAGAAACCGAAGAATGTTGCATCGAGGTGATCAGCAGCACCACCATCCAGCTGCATGCACCCGAAGGCTTCAAAACAAACCGCAATGGAGAATACAAAGAG ACACAGTACTCCTTCAAAAAAGTCTTTGGAGTGTTAGTGTCTCAAGTGGAGTTGTTTGAGAGTGTCGCCAAGCCTCTCGTTGATGACCTCATCCATGGAAGAAATG GGCTCCTCTTTACATATGGCGTGACGGGAAGTGGGAAGACGTTTACCATGACTGGCTCTCAGGGCCTAGGTGGACTTCTGCCTCGCTCTCTTGACATGCTCTTCAACAGCATTGGGTCTTTCCAGGCCAAGAGATAT GTCTTTAGGTCAGATGATAAAAATGGCATCGAGATCCAGAATGAAGTCGATGCCCTGTTGGAGAGACAAAGGCGTGAAAATGTTTGCGCTCCCAAAACGGCCTCATCCAG GCAGAAGGTGGATCCTGAAATCGCTGACATGATTAAGCCGGCCGAGGCGTGCAAAGCAGATGACGTGGATGAGGACAGCAGCTACAGCGTTTTTGTGTCCTACATTGAAATCTACAACAACTACATTTATGATCTCCTCGATGAAAACCAGGAGGATACATTTAGGCCCAA AGCACCTCAGTCTAAAATTCTCCGAGAGGACCAGAACCATAACATGTATGTTGCCGGTTGCATGGAGGTTGAAGTCAAATCTGCTGAGGAGGCCTTTCAAGTCTTTTGGAAAG GTCAGAAGAGGAGAAAGGTGGCCAACACCCGGCTCAACCGCGAGTCCAGTCGCTCCCACAGCGTGTTCACTATCAAACTGGCGCAGGCTCCTCTGGACGCAGATGGCGACAGCATCCTTCAG AACCAAGTGGCTGTCAGTCAGCTGTGTCTGGTGGACTTGGCAGGAAGCGAGCGAACAGGCAGGACAGGGGCCGAGGGCACTCGCATACGTGAAGCAG GAAACATCAATCAGTCTCTACTGACCCTGCGCACGTGTATCGAGATCCTGCGAGAGAACCAGATGTGCGGTACAAACAGG ATGGTTCCCTACAGAGACTCCAAAGTCACCCATTTATTCAAAAACTATTTTGACGGAGAAGGGAAAGTCAAGATGGTTGTCTGCGTCAACCCAAAGGCCGATGACTACGAAGAAACCTTG CTGGTGATGCGCTTTGCCGAAATGACGCAGGAAGTGGAAGTGGCTCGGCCGCTGGACCGACCCATCTACGGCTTCACGCCGGGCCGCCGCAATCGAAACCAGGCTTTCAAAGAGGAGCTATCTCGCAAGTTGGAGGAGCGAGGTGGTCCAGTCGACACAG ACATAACTTCAGTTTTGAACTTGGCGACGCACAGCCTCCCTCCTATCCCCTCCATCGAGGTTACGGACGCTCACGATGACATCACCCTGCCGAGGCTGATCGACGCTCTGCAGAACAGACACCGAATCAGACGGGCCATGTTGGAAGACTACAACAAAGCAG ccAGCAGGATGACATCTCTTCTGCAACAGCTCGACGGCAATATCAACTCCAAAGAGAATTACATGCACGAACAGAACAGCAAGCTTTTGGAGAAGGACAAGATCATCCAAAACAACACAGCAGAAATTGAGCGCTTGGagaaaaaagcaaagatgCTTGAGCATAAG ATTGACATCCTTCAGAAAACCACCAAAATCTACGAGGACGACAAGCGTTCCCTGCAGCACGAGTTGGAAACGAGAGCGCAAAGGCTGCAGAGGGAGCTGTCCGAGAAGAGACGCATGGAGCAGCGCATGCACGGGGCTGTCACCGACACGCAGCACAAGTGGGAGAAAGAATGC GAGAGACGCGTGAACGCCATGCAGCATGAGATGCAGAACAAACTGTGGGTGAAAGACGAGAAGCTGAAGCAGCTGAAAGCCATCGTGACGGAGGGCAAGACGCCGAGTCATCCTGATCCGCCGCCCCGTCAGACGCAACCCAAGTCGGCGCCGCCCCCCAGGGAAGAACGAGTCCCAATGGCTGCAAAAAGATCTGCCTCGCCTTCACCGGCG ACGTCGACGCCAGTCCGGCCCCTGCACCGGCGCTCCCGCTCAGCGGGTGGAGAAAAGTGGGTGGACCACAAGCCTTCCTCCAGCCTGGACTTGGGAACGGTGCTCCAGCCCATCATTCCCAACGCCATCAAAGTGTCTGCGCCCAATGAGAAGGTGCTGTCCAAGTGCGACAGATACGTGTTGACGCACCAGGAAATTGCCTCTGATGGCGAAATCCAGACCCAACTTATTAAG GGTGATGTGATGAAGACCAGAGGAGGGGGACAGGCTGTCCAGTTCACTGACATCGAGACATTGAAACAGCAGCTCACCAACATCGAATG CCGCAAAAGGAAGTCTTCAGAAGGAGATGGCAGTAATCAAAAAGGTGGATCTTTGGCCGATGTGGAGAACAGG TGCGCTGTCGCAATGGAGATGAAGGCTGGCTCCACGATGGGACCTGGCGTTGAGCATCATTGCATCACTAA GCGCAGAAAACCCTGA